One Kitasatospora sp. NBC_01287 DNA window includes the following coding sequences:
- a CDS encoding HipA family kinase, with protein sequence MPRVNALHYLAPLRGGDSVPAIVETDDLGTYVVKFTGAAQGRKALVAEVIVGELARRLGLRVPELVLVDFDPAVAEHEPDPEIQDLLRASAGLNLGMDYLPGARDFKPSMLTVDPLEAGRVVWLDALTANVDRSRANPNLMVWHGRLWLIDNGAALVFHHRWSGAAAALDRSYDLSAHALGDFAPDLRAADAELAPRVTEELLREVLALVPGEWLAAEEGFAGADELREAYVRQLAARAAVSRRWLPSGFASEAELRVAEAARARKTARGRPAWLQQVPDLHGN encoded by the coding sequence CTGCCCCGGGTGAACGCCCTGCACTACCTGGCCCCACTGCGGGGCGGCGATTCGGTGCCCGCGATCGTCGAGACCGACGACCTGGGCACCTACGTGGTCAAGTTCACCGGCGCCGCCCAGGGCCGCAAGGCGCTGGTCGCCGAGGTGATCGTCGGCGAACTGGCCCGGCGGCTGGGCCTGCGGGTGCCCGAACTGGTGCTGGTCGACTTCGACCCCGCGGTCGCCGAGCACGAGCCCGACCCCGAGATCCAGGACCTGCTGCGGGCCAGCGCCGGGCTCAACCTCGGGATGGACTACCTGCCGGGCGCCCGGGACTTCAAGCCCTCGATGCTGACGGTCGACCCGCTGGAGGCCGGCCGGGTGGTCTGGCTGGACGCGCTCACCGCGAACGTCGACCGCAGCCGGGCCAACCCCAACCTGATGGTCTGGCACGGCAGGCTGTGGCTGATCGACAACGGCGCGGCCCTGGTCTTCCACCACCGCTGGTCCGGCGCCGCGGCGGCCTTGGACCGCTCCTACGACCTCAGCGCGCACGCGCTCGGCGACTTCGCCCCCGACCTGCGCGCCGCCGACGCCGAACTGGCGCCCCGGGTGACCGAGGAACTGCTGCGCGAGGTGCTGGCGCTGGTGCCCGGCGAGTGGCTGGCGGCGGAGGAGGGGTTCGCCGGTGCCGACGAGCTGCGCGAGGCCTATGTGCGGCAGCTGGCGGCGCGGGCGGCGGTCTCCCGGCGCTGGCTGCCGAGCGGCTTCGCCTCCGAGGCGGAGCTGCGGGTCGCCGAGGCCGCCCGGGCGC